A single genomic interval of Lynx canadensis isolate LIC74 chromosome A2, mLynCan4.pri.v2, whole genome shotgun sequence harbors:
- the GPR37 gene encoding prosaposin receptor GPR37: MRAPGSPLARTLRLLLLLLLKVSASPGLGSASSPRNETCLGENCSPALSHRRSRDSWGLGNSAEDLLARALREEEQGAAVRAPPFRDRRAAPGGDPGAGRGAEALTAEPSGPPARPPGAWRWKGVRGQEPPGTLARGNPPALQLLLQISEEEEKGPRGSGISGHSQEQSVRTEPGASDLYYWPRRGGKLQGSHHDTPPKTVNGLSGHERRTIAPPGRALAQNGSSGEGIHERGGPRRGNSTNRRLRIKNPFYPLTQESYGAYAVMCLSVVIFGTGIIGNLAVMCIVCHNYYMRSISNSLLANLAFWDFLIIFFCLPLVIFHELTKKWLLEDFSCKIVPYIEVASLGVTTFTLCALCIDRFRAATNVQMYYEMIENCSSTTAKLAVIWVGALLLALPEVVLRQLSKEDLGFSGRAPAERCVIKVSPDLPDTIYVLALTYDSARLWWYFGCYFCLPTLFTITCSLVTARKIRKAEKACTRGNKRQIQLESQMNCTVVALTILYGFCIIPENICNIVTAYMATGVSQQTMDLLYIISQFLLFFKSCVTPVLLFCLCKPFSRAFMECCCCCCDECIQKSSTVTSDDNDNEYTTELELSPFSTIRREMSTFASVGTHC; the protein is encoded by the exons ATGCGGGCCCCGGGCTCGCCTCTCGCCCGCACCTTGCGGCTGCTGCTTCTGCTACTGCTCAAGGTTTCTGCCTCTCCTGGCCTCGGGTCCGCTTCTTCGCCAAGAAACGAAACTTGCCTGGGGGAAAACTGTTCACCTGCACTGAGCCACCGTCGCAGCAGGGACTCTTGGGGACTGGGAAATTCTGCAGAAGACCTGCTAGCCCGTGCGctcagggaggaggagcagggggcaGCGGTGCGCGCACCGCCCTTTAGGGACAGAAGGGCAGCTCCGGGCGGTGACCCAGGTGCAGGCAGAGGGGCGGAGGCGTTGACCGCAGAACCCTCGGGACCTCCAGCCAGGCCGCCTGGAGCCTGGAGGTGGAAAGGTGTCCGAGGTCAGGAGCCCCCTGGAACTTTGGCGAGAGGGAACCCCCCGGCTCTCCAACTCCTCCTTCAGatctcagaggaggaagagaagggtcCTAGAGGCTCTGGCATTTCTGGGCACAGCCAGGAGCAGAGTGTGAGGACGGAACCTGGCGCCAGCGACCTTTATTACTGGCCAAGGAGAGGCGGGAAACTCCAGGGCTCCCACCACGACACCCCACCCAAGACGGTCAATGGGCTGTCTGGGCACGAAAGGAGGACAATTGCACCCCCCGGCAGGGCGCTGGCCCAGAATGGGTCCTCGGGCGAAGGGATCCACGAGCGCGGGGGTCCCCGCCGGGGAAACAGCACAAACCGACGCTTGAGAATAAAGAACCCCTTCTACCCACTGACCCAGGAGTCCTACGGCGCCTATGCGGTCATGTGTTTGTCTGTGGTGATCTTCGGGACTGGCATCATTGGCAACCTGGCGGTGATGTGCATCGTGTGTCACAACTACTACATGCGGAGCATCTCCAATTCCCTCTTGGCCAACCTGGCCTTCTGGGACTTTCTCATCATCTTCTTCTGCCTTCCGCTTGTCATCTTTCACGAGCTGACGAAAAAGTGGCTGCTGGAGGACTTCTCTTGTAAGATTGTGCCCTATATCGAG GTGGCTTCCCTCGGAGTCACTACCTTCACCTTATGTGCTCTGTGTATAGACCGCTTCCGAGCAGCCACCAACGTGCAGATGTACTATGAAATGATCGAGAACTGTTCTTCCACAACTGCCAAGCTTGCTGTTATATGGGTGGGTGCCCTACTGTTAGCACTTCCCGAAGTCGTTCTCCGCCAGCTGAGCAAGGAGGATTTGGGGTTTAGTGGCCGAGCTCCCGCGGAACGCTGCGTCATCAAGGTCTCCCCTGACTTACCGGACACCATCTACGTTCTAGCCCTTACCTATGACAGCGCAAGACTCTGGTGGTACTTCGGCTGTTACTTTTGTTTGCCCACACTTTTCACCATCACCTGCTCTTTAGTGACTGCGAGGAAAATCCGCAAAGCAGAGAAAGCCTGTACCCGAGGGAATAAGCGACAGATTCAGCTGGAAAGCCAGATGAACTGTACAGTGGTGGCTCTGACCATTTTGTATGGGTTTTGCATTATTCCTGAAAACATCTGCAACATTGTCACTGCCTACATGGCTACGGGGGTTTCCCAGCAGACCATGGACCTGCTTTATATCATCAGCCAGTTCCTTTTGTTCTTTAAGTCCTGTGTCACCCCTgtcctccttttctgtctttgcaaACCCTTCAGTCGGGCCTTCATGGAgtgttgctgctgttgctgtgaTGAGTGCATTCAGAAGTCTTCGACAGTGACCAGCGACGACAATGACAACGAATACACCACAGAACTCGAACTCTCGCCTTTCAGTACCATCCGCCGCGAAATGTCCACTTTCGCTTCTGTTGGAACGCATTGCTGA